From the genome of Rhizobacter sp. AJA081-3:
CGCGAATCTGGGCCTTGCCCACCAACGCCACACTACCCACGTGAGCCTGCCGCCATGAGCCAACACGCCTACATCTGCGACGCCGTTCGAACCCCCTTCGGCCGTTACGGCGGCGAGCTCTCGAGCGTCCGCGCCGATGACCTGGGTGCCGTGCCGCTGGCTGCGCTGATGGCGCGAAATCCCGGTGTCGACTGGCAAGCCGTCACCGACGTGATCTACGGCTGCGCCAACCAGGCCGGCGAAGACAACCGCAACGTCGCGCGCATGAGCGCCTTGCTGGCAGGCCTGCCGCTGGAAGTGCCGGGATCCACCGTGAACCGACTCTGCGGGTCCGGACTGGACGCGCTGGGCACCGCCGCCCGTGCAATCCGGGCCGGCGATGCCGAGCTGATGATTGCCGGCGGCGTCGAGAGCATGTCGCGCGCACCGTTCGTGATGCCCAAGGCAGAGAGCGCCTTCTCGCGCGCTAATCGGGTCGAGGACACCACCATCGGATGGCGATTTGTCAACCGATTGATGAAGGAGCGCTACGGCGTGGACTCGATGCCCGAGACCGCCGAGAACGTGGCCACGGAGTTCAGGATCGAACGCGATGCCCAGGACCGCATGGCCCTCGCCTCGCAACAACGGGCCGTGGCGGCGCAGAAGCGAGGGTACTTCGATGCCGAAATCGTTTCGGTGTCGATACCGCAGAAGAAAGGCGAGGCGATCGTCGTCTCGAAGGACGAACACCCCCGTGACACGAACCTTGAGGCCCTCGCAAGACTCAAGGGCGTCGTTCGTCCCGACGGGACCGTGACAGCGGGCAATGCCTCCGGCGTCAATGACGGCGCCTGCGCAATGCTGCTGGCCAGCGAGGCAGCGGCGAGCCGACATGGCCTGACCCCGCGCGCCCGTGTCGTCGGCATGGCCACGGCCGGCGTGCCACCTCGCATCATGGGCATGGGGCCGGCGCCTGCGACGCGCAAGGTGCTGGCACTCACGGGCCTGACGCTCACGCAACTCGACGTGATCGAACTGAACGAGGCATTCGCCGCCCAGGGCCTGGCGGTCCTGCGCGACCTGGGCCTGCGCGACGATGACCCGCGAGTCAATCCGAACGGTGGCGCGATTGCACTGGGCCACCCGCTGGGCGCATCCGGGGCGCGGCTGGCGACGACGGCGGTCAACCAGCTCCACGCAACCGGGGGTCGCTACGCGCTGGTCACGATGTGCATCGGCGTCGGCCAGGGCATCGCGGTCGTGCTCGAGCGCGCCTGAGCGAGCCGACCATGGAAAGCCATCACCTCGAAATGACGGTGCTGATGACGCCGGACATGGCCAACTTCTCCGGCAACGTGCACGGCGGCACGCTGCTGAAGCTGCTTGATCAGGTGGCCTACGCCTGTGCCAGCCGCTATGCCGGTCGCTACGTGGTCACGTTATCGGTCGACCAGGTGCTGTTCCGGCAGGCCATCCATGTCGGCGAGTTG
Proteins encoded in this window:
- the pcaF gene encoding 3-oxoadipyl-CoA thiolase gives rise to the protein MSQHAYICDAVRTPFGRYGGELSSVRADDLGAVPLAALMARNPGVDWQAVTDVIYGCANQAGEDNRNVARMSALLAGLPLEVPGSTVNRLCGSGLDALGTAARAIRAGDAELMIAGGVESMSRAPFVMPKAESAFSRANRVEDTTIGWRFVNRLMKERYGVDSMPETAENVATEFRIERDAQDRMALASQQRAVAAQKRGYFDAEIVSVSIPQKKGEAIVVSKDEHPRDTNLEALARLKGVVRPDGTVTAGNASGVNDGACAMLLASEAAASRHGLTPRARVVGMATAGVPPRIMGMGPAPATRKVLALTGLTLTQLDVIELNEAFAAQGLAVLRDLGLRDDDPRVNPNGGAIALGHPLGASGARLATTAVNQLHATGGRYALVTMCIGVGQGIAVVLERA